Proteins co-encoded in one Pseudorhizobium banfieldiae genomic window:
- a CDS encoding integration host factor subunit alpha, with translation MAGKTVTRADLAESVFRKVGLSRTESAELVETIIDEICNAIVRGETVKLSSFATFQIRSKNERIGRNPKTGEEVPISPRRVMTFKASNVLKQRILRAHNMRKLKQKPPVPAA, from the coding sequence ATGGCCGGAAAAACAGTGACACGGGCGGATCTGGCGGAATCGGTTTTCCGCAAGGTGGGTCTTTCGCGAACCGAGTCCGCCGAACTGGTGGAAACCATCATCGACGAGATCTGCAATGCCATCGTCCGCGGCGAGACGGTGAAGCTCTCCTCCTTCGCTACCTTCCAGATCCGGTCGAAGAACGAGCGGATCGGCCGCAATCCGAAGACGGGCGAGGAAGTTCCGATCTCTCCGCGCCGGGTGATGACCTTCAAGGCCTCCAATGTCCTCAAGCAGCGTATCCTGCGCGCCCATAACATGCGAAAGCTGAAGCAGAAGCCGCCAGTGCCGGCCGCCTGA
- a CDS encoding MerR family transcriptional regulator: MDKSPDAFRTISEVAEDLDLPQHVLRFWETRFPQIKPMKRGGGRRYYRPEDVDLLKGIRHLLYDHGYTIKGVQKLLRTNGNKFVSAIASGDLAAMDAIVAASNDKHVEPKVSNSEEDQLVGRPKAKPSGRFFGFGAAGEGDMPEVAIGKASIAKEDRALLQEALFDLLECKRLLDQVR; the protein is encoded by the coding sequence GTGGACAAAAGCCCGGACGCTTTCCGCACCATCAGCGAGGTTGCCGAGGATCTCGACCTGCCACAGCATGTGCTGAGGTTCTGGGAGACGCGCTTCCCGCAGATCAAGCCGATGAAGAGAGGAGGCGGGCGTCGCTATTACCGGCCGGAAGATGTCGACCTGCTGAAGGGTATCCGCCATCTGCTCTATGATCACGGCTATACCATCAAGGGCGTCCAGAAGCTCCTGAGGACCAATGGCAACAAGTTCGTTTCCGCCATCGCCTCCGGTGATCTTGCGGCAATGGATGCGATCGTGGCCGCCAGCAACGACAAGCATGTCGAGCCCAAAGTCAGCAATTCGGAGGAGGATCAGCTTGTCGGCCGACCAAAGGCCAAGCCGAGCGGCCGCTTCTTCGGCTTCGGAGCGGCCGGTGAGGGCGACATGCCCGAGGTTGCGATCGGCAAGGCTAGCATCGCCAAGGAAGACCGGGCGCTGTTGCAGGAGGCGCTTTTCGACCTGCTGGAGTGCAAGCGCCTGCTCGACCAGGTGCGCTGA
- a CDS encoding BA14K family protein, with the protein MKKLAVIFVSLVTAVSGITPAQAFPSAPTVKVEVAKDVQQVRHRGHRYRHWRGDRYYGPRYYGHRHYRHRRGNAGAIIGGLAAGAIIGGALAAQQPRYYRGGNAHVQWCHARYRSYRAYDNTFQPYNGPRRQCRSPY; encoded by the coding sequence ATGAAAAAGCTCGCAGTCATTTTCGTTTCGCTGGTCACGGCCGTGTCCGGCATCACGCCTGCGCAGGCATTTCCCTCGGCCCCCACCGTCAAGGTTGAGGTAGCCAAGGACGTTCAGCAGGTCAGGCATCGCGGTCACCGGTACAGACACTGGCGGGGAGATCGGTACTATGGTCCTCGCTACTACGGCCACAGGCACTACCGTCACCGTCGCGGCAATGCCGGCGCAATCATAGGTGGCCTTGCGGCAGGGGCCATTATCGGCGGCGCACTGGCGGCCCAGCAGCCGCGCTACTACCGCGGTGGCAATGCGCATGTGCAGTGGTGCCACGCGCGTTACCGCTCCTACAGGGCCTATGACAACACCTTCCAGCCCTACAACGGCCCGCGCCGGCAGTGCCGCTCGCCCTATTGA
- a CDS encoding YeeE/YedE family protein — MIETLIDRIGTSDLLLLGGISVGFLFGAFAQQSRFCLRSAVTEFRRREPGNKLAVWLFAFSVALAGVQVAIMAGWLDVSQSRMIAATGSMSGAAIGGILFGIGMICARGCATRLLVLSATGNLRALLAGLVFAVAAQSAYNGLLAPLRAEISGWWLVEGGSNREILSLLGGGNRLGLVIGLAWLGAGLAVALYSKVSRRVLIAAVGAGLAIPAGWIFTYAVSQASFDIVSVESLTFSGPSAELLMLTVAPYDKALDFGIGIMPGVFLGSFTAAFLTGELKIQGFDSGHTMPRYIIGAVLMGFGAMLAGGCAVGAGVTGGSILAVTAWTTLIGMWLGAMVTDWAFVRFWEEPEGSVSSMELRPSS, encoded by the coding sequence GTGATAGAGACGCTGATAGACCGGATAGGCACGTCGGATCTTTTGCTCCTGGGAGGAATCTCGGTGGGCTTCCTGTTCGGCGCTTTCGCGCAGCAAAGCCGTTTCTGCCTGCGCTCGGCCGTCACCGAGTTTCGTCGCCGCGAGCCGGGTAACAAGCTTGCCGTCTGGCTATTCGCCTTCTCGGTGGCTCTTGCCGGCGTCCAGGTGGCGATCATGGCCGGATGGCTGGATGTCTCCCAATCGCGGATGATCGCCGCGACGGGCAGCATGTCGGGAGCGGCGATCGGCGGCATCCTGTTCGGGATCGGCATGATCTGCGCGCGTGGTTGCGCCACGCGGCTTCTGGTGCTGTCGGCGACCGGCAACCTGCGCGCGCTGCTGGCGGGGCTGGTCTTCGCCGTGGCGGCACAATCGGCCTATAACGGGCTGCTGGCGCCGCTGCGGGCGGAAATCTCGGGGTGGTGGTTGGTCGAGGGCGGCTCCAATCGCGAAATCCTTTCCCTGCTCGGGGGCGGCAATAGACTCGGCCTCGTGATTGGGCTCGCCTGGCTCGGTGCGGGCCTGGCCGTGGCTCTCTACAGCAAGGTGAGCCGGCGCGTCCTGATCGCTGCGGTCGGCGCCGGGCTCGCCATCCCGGCTGGCTGGATCTTCACCTATGCAGTTTCCCAGGCATCGTTTGACATCGTCTCCGTCGAATCGCTCACCTTCTCCGGACCCTCGGCCGAGCTCCTGATGCTGACCGTCGCACCTTATGACAAGGCCCTCGACTTCGGGATCGGCATCATGCCCGGCGTGTTCCTCGGCTCGTTCACGGCAGCCTTCCTGACGGGAGAACTGAAGATTCAGGGTTTCGACAGCGGCCACACAATGCCACGCTACATCATCGGTGCGGTTCTCATGGGGTTCGGCGCGATGCTGGCCGGGGGCTGCGCGGTTGGTGCCGGCGTCACCGGCGGGTCGATACTGGCCGTCACCGCATGGACGACGCTGATCGGGATGTGGCTCGGCGCCATGGTCACCGACTGGGCCTTCGTTCGTTTCTGGGAAGAGCCCGAAGGATCGGTCTCCAGCATGGAACTGCGGCCGTCCTCCTGA
- the nadE gene encoding ammonia-dependent NAD(+) synthetase has translation MERRQEIGHQDLLERQAQIAKTLGVSRDFDAAAEAERRIAFLADYLKQNALRTLVLGISGGVDSLAAGLLAQRAVERLRKGGSEAEFIAVRLPYGNQADEADARKCLEVIGPDRVGSIDIRPATDAMMEEVMRDAADLLEGERFHFHLGNIKARQRMIAQYALAGASRGIVIGTDHAAEALMGFYTKFGDGAADILPLAGLNKRRVRAVARHLGAPDDLVEKVPTADLESDAPLKPDEAVYGVTYEEIDDFLEGKSISDESLGKILTSHQVSAHKRELPVVP, from the coding sequence GTGGAGAGGCGACAGGAGATCGGGCATCAGGACCTTCTTGAGCGGCAGGCTCAGATTGCAAAGACACTGGGGGTCTCCAGGGATTTCGACGCTGCGGCCGAAGCTGAACGCCGCATTGCCTTTCTCGCGGATTATCTGAAGCAAAATGCGCTCCGCACGCTCGTATTGGGGATCAGCGGAGGCGTCGATTCCCTTGCTGCGGGCTTGCTTGCTCAACGGGCGGTCGAGCGGCTGCGAAAGGGTGGATCGGAAGCCGAGTTTATTGCTGTCCGCCTCCCTTACGGGAACCAGGCGGATGAAGCGGATGCCCGGAAGTGTCTGGAGGTCATTGGCCCCGACCGCGTGGGATCGATCGACATCCGGCCGGCGACCGACGCGATGATGGAGGAGGTCATGCGCGACGCAGCAGATCTGCTGGAAGGGGAGCGCTTTCACTTCCATCTCGGCAATATCAAGGCCCGCCAGCGAATGATCGCGCAATACGCGCTCGCCGGCGCCTCACGCGGCATCGTCATCGGCACGGATCATGCTGCCGAGGCACTCATGGGGTTCTACACGAAGTTCGGTGATGGCGCCGCCGACATCCTCCCGCTCGCGGGCCTCAACAAGCGGCGCGTTCGCGCTGTCGCGCGGCATCTCGGCGCTCCCGACGATCTCGTCGAGAAGGTACCGACCGCCGATCTCGAATCAGATGCGCCATTGAAGCCGGACGAGGCGGTCTATGGCGTCACCTATGAGGAGATCGACGACTTTCTTGAGGGCAAGTCGATCTCGGACGAATCGCTGGGGAAGATCCTCACCAGCCACCAGGTCTCTGCCCACAAGCGGGAACTGCCGGTGGTCCCGTGA
- a CDS encoding DUF883 family protein: MAQDDESPAVRSVKKERARQRMSEGKSELDEGLEDTFPASDPVAVTETTVAGRGGIARKAPGNRLSARSDALNDQFPLVEEALQATREKADEEDTQVYPGELHALKAEVARLRETVTTLASGTTRVAKARAQDALDDVELRIRERPWKAVGIAAILGFFFGLRR, from the coding sequence ATGGCACAGGACGACGAGTCTCCCGCAGTACGCTCGGTCAAGAAGGAGCGCGCCCGGCAGCGTATGAGCGAAGGAAAGAGCGAGCTTGACGAAGGGCTGGAGGATACCTTCCCCGCCTCCGATCCGGTCGCAGTCACCGAAACGACAGTTGCCGGCCGTGGCGGGATTGCAAGGAAGGCACCAGGTAACAGGCTGTCGGCGCGTTCCGATGCTTTGAACGACCAGTTCCCGCTCGTGGAAGAAGCCTTGCAGGCCACGCGCGAAAAGGCGGATGAAGAGGACACGCAGGTTTATCCTGGGGAACTCCATGCACTGAAGGCGGAAGTTGCACGGCTGCGGGAAACGGTGACGACACTGGCTTCCGGCACGACGCGCGTCGCCAAGGCGCGCGCACAGGATGCTCTGGATGACGTCGAGCTTCGCATCCGGGAGCGCCCGTGGAAGGCAGTCGGCATTGCCGCCATCCTCGGATTCTTCTTCGGCCTGCGGAGGTAG
- a CDS encoding substrate-binding domain-containing protein: MKKYLGSCAVVALMLATTGAAAARDQIQIAGSSTVLPYASIVAEAFGENFDHPTPVVESGGSGAGRKKLCEGVGENTIDIANSSSRIKQSDIDLCAQNGVTEIQEVRIGYDGIVFASDINGAEYAFTPADWHNALAAKVLKDGQLVDNPYKNWNEIRADLPAQPILAFIPGTKHGTREVFDEKVIVDGCKENGAEEAHKAAGAEDAAKACMQLRTDGVSVDIDGDYTETLSRIDANKNGIGVFGLSFYQNNTDKLRVATMSGIEPSVETIASGEYPVSRPLFFYVKNAHLDVIPGLQEYVEFFVSDDMAGPNGPLAQYGLVSDPELAKTQEAVKNRTPMGPLN; this comes from the coding sequence ATGAAGAAGTACCTTGGAAGCTGCGCGGTCGTCGCACTCATGCTGGCTACCACGGGCGCTGCTGCTGCACGCGATCAGATCCAGATCGCCGGCTCCTCGACCGTCCTGCCCTATGCCTCGATCGTTGCCGAAGCCTTCGGCGAAAACTTCGACCATCCGACCCCCGTCGTCGAATCCGGTGGCTCCGGCGCCGGCCGCAAGAAGCTCTGCGAAGGCGTTGGCGAGAACACCATCGACATCGCGAACTCCTCTTCGCGCATCAAGCAGTCGGACATCGACCTGTGCGCCCAGAACGGCGTGACCGAAATCCAGGAAGTCCGCATCGGCTACGACGGTATCGTCTTTGCTTCCGACATCAACGGGGCGGAATATGCCTTTACCCCGGCCGACTGGCACAATGCCCTTGCTGCCAAGGTCCTGAAGGACGGCCAGCTGGTCGACAATCCCTACAAGAACTGGAACGAGATTCGCGCCGACCTGCCGGCACAGCCGATCCTCGCCTTCATCCCGGGCACCAAGCACGGTACCCGCGAAGTCTTCGATGAGAAGGTTATCGTCGACGGCTGCAAGGAAAACGGTGCCGAGGAAGCCCACAAGGCTGCCGGTGCTGAAGATGCGGCCAAGGCTTGCATGCAGCTCCGCACCGACGGTGTCTCCGTCGATATCGACGGCGACTACACCGAGACCCTGTCGCGCATCGATGCCAACAAGAACGGTATCGGCGTGTTCGGCCTGTCCTTCTACCAGAACAACACCGATAAGCTTCGCGTCGCGACCATGAGCGGTATCGAGCCGTCGGTCGAGACCATCGCTTCCGGCGAGTATCCGGTATCGCGTCCGCTGTTCTTCTATGTGAAGAATGCCCACCTCGATGTCATTCCCGGCCTTCAGGAATATGTCGAGTTCTTCGTGTCGGACGACATGGCCGGCCCGAACGGTCCGCTGGCACAGTACGGTCTCGTCTCCGATCCGGAGCTTGCCAAGACCCAAGAAGCGGTTAAGAACCGCACCCCGATGGGTCCGCTGAACTGA